A genome region from Solirubrobacter pauli includes the following:
- a CDS encoding M28 family peptidase has protein sequence MNFSRIGRLTALAAVLALPATAARASAPDIAVDQMRACAQLGAKPPGSAAGREQARRLERAFRDAGFTATREDFHVPLFREAGTRLTVGGEDVPAESFAYGGTGQVRAGVVDVGVGRPADYAGKDVTGKVVLVSRDEVFHRSSQLAQVIARGGAAMLYVSGSPDNLVQEGAVRFAQYAPAPIPTVSVGARDGAAVRAALAAASGLEATLEVAATREDAVARNVIGVRRGTTHPDKVIVVGAHYDSWHAGAIDNCTGIGSLLAIADAVRGVPLAYTVVLAGWDAEEVGLTGSYDWVARHADRLGDVVANVNLEMTAAEAGAPAIRFGTGGAKLNALVQQAAAANGYVATDLPAAVVRQISGGILPTDIQPFYSAGVQGFSTFTSTPYYHTPQDVPERVDPESLRRVSAYLRDALLALQQATPEELAVREIPNVAVHAPERVEAGAAVTVEVEVRDPAGAPVVGAPVRVLVNQNDHWARHEGVATEVGGGRYRYTIPAGETDAGMLSITATADTVAFMAEGYASVRLSGGALLRGPVPCDGARWFVEPVRGRVLDATVSAGRAHVVAGRVVVVDARAAGRAPVVLHVRARTADGRVVAQSREYRVCAP, from the coding sequence ATGAACTTCTCCAGGATCGGGCGCCTGACGGCGCTCGCGGCCGTGCTGGCGCTGCCGGCCACCGCGGCGCGGGCGAGCGCGCCGGACATCGCGGTCGACCAGATGCGGGCGTGCGCGCAGCTCGGGGCCAAGCCACCCGGGAGCGCCGCGGGGCGCGAGCAGGCACGCCGGCTCGAGCGCGCGTTCCGCGACGCCGGGTTCACCGCGACGCGCGAGGACTTCCACGTGCCGCTGTTCCGGGAGGCCGGGACGCGGCTGACCGTCGGCGGCGAGGACGTGCCCGCCGAGAGCTTCGCCTACGGCGGCACCGGGCAGGTGCGGGCGGGCGTGGTCGACGTCGGTGTCGGGCGCCCGGCCGACTACGCCGGCAAGGACGTGACGGGCAAGGTCGTGCTGGTCAGCCGTGACGAGGTCTTCCACCGCAGCTCGCAGCTCGCCCAGGTGATCGCCCGGGGTGGTGCGGCGATGCTGTACGTCTCCGGCTCGCCGGACAACCTGGTCCAGGAGGGCGCGGTGCGGTTCGCGCAGTACGCCCCCGCGCCGATCCCGACCGTGTCGGTCGGCGCGCGGGACGGGGCGGCGGTGCGCGCGGCGCTCGCGGCCGCGAGCGGGCTGGAGGCGACGCTGGAGGTCGCCGCGACGCGTGAGGACGCGGTCGCGCGCAACGTGATCGGCGTGCGCCGCGGCACCACGCATCCCGACAAGGTGATCGTGGTCGGCGCGCACTACGACTCGTGGCACGCGGGTGCGATCGACAACTGCACCGGGATCGGCTCGCTCCTGGCGATCGCCGACGCGGTGCGCGGCGTCCCGCTCGCCTACACCGTCGTGCTGGCGGGCTGGGACGCGGAGGAGGTCGGCCTCACGGGCTCCTACGACTGGGTCGCCCGCCATGCGGACCGCCTCGGCGACGTCGTCGCGAACGTCAACCTCGAGATGACCGCGGCGGAGGCGGGCGCGCCCGCGATCCGCTTCGGCACGGGCGGCGCGAAGCTCAACGCGCTTGTCCAGCAGGCGGCGGCCGCGAACGGCTACGTCGCGACCGACCTGCCCGCCGCCGTGGTGCGTCAGATCAGCGGTGGCATCCTGCCCACGGACATCCAGCCGTTCTACAGCGCGGGCGTCCAGGGCTTCTCCACGTTCACGTCGACGCCCTACTACCACACGCCCCAGGACGTGCCCGAGCGGGTCGACCCCGAGTCGCTGCGGCGGGTCAGCGCGTACCTGCGCGATGCGCTGCTCGCGTTGCAGCAGGCCACCCCCGAGGAGCTCGCGGTGCGCGAGATCCCGAACGTGGCCGTCCACGCGCCGGAGCGGGTGGAGGCGGGCGCGGCGGTCACCGTCGAGGTGGAGGTGCGCGATCCGGCGGGGGCGCCGGTCGTCGGCGCGCCGGTCCGCGTCCTGGTCAATCAGAACGACCACTGGGCACGTCACGAGGGGGTCGCGACGGAGGTCGGTGGCGGGCGCTATCGCTACACGATCCCGGCCGGCGAGACGGACGCCGGCATGCTGTCGATCACCGCGACCGCGGACACCGTGGCGTTCATGGCCGAGGGCTACGCGTCCGTGCGGCTGAGCGGCGGGGCGTTGCTGCGCGGCCCGGTGCCGTGCGACGGCGCGCGCTGGTTCGTGGAGCCGGTCCGCGGGCGCGTGCTCGACGCGACGGTGAGCGCGGGACGCGCGCACGTCGTCGCCGGCCGCGTCGTCGTGGTCGACGCGCGTGCCGCGGGGCGGGCTCCGGTCGTGCTGCACGTCCGGGCGCGGACGGCCGACGGGCGCGTCGTCGCTCAGAGCCGGGAGTACCGCGTATGCGCGCCGTGA